A genomic stretch from Serratia entomophila includes:
- a CDS encoding DUF1097 domain-containing protein, protein MNVLFAIAVTTGILSGVWGWVAVSLGLIGWAGFLGCTAYFACPQGGLKGLLISTLTCCSGVFWAMAIVHGSELAPEWNMLGYLLTGAVAFLMCIQARQRWLGFVPGTFIGACATFAGGGDWPLVTMSLLVGLLFGYAMKNSGLWLAARSEKARRPEAVNQTAGSNGAAE, encoded by the coding sequence ATGAACGTTCTTTTCGCCATTGCTGTGACAACCGGGATCCTTTCCGGCGTTTGGGGTTGGGTGGCTGTCAGCCTGGGCCTGATCGGCTGGGCCGGTTTTCTCGGCTGCACCGCGTATTTCGCCTGCCCGCAGGGCGGGCTGAAAGGGTTGCTTATCAGCACGCTGACCTGCTGCAGCGGCGTATTCTGGGCAATGGCGATCGTTCACGGCAGCGAACTGGCGCCGGAATGGAACATGCTGGGTTACCTGCTGACCGGCGCAGTGGCTTTTCTGATGTGCATTCAGGCCAGGCAGCGGTGGTTGGGATTCGTGCCCGGCACCTTTATCGGCGCCTGCGCCACCTTCGCCGGCGGCGGCGACTGGCCGCTGGTGACGATGTCGTTGCTGGTGGGGCTGCTGTTCGGCTATGCGATGAAAAACAGCGGTCTGTGGCTGGCGGCGCGCAGCGAGAAGGCGCGGCGGCCTGAAGCGGTCAATCAAACCGCCGGGTCAAATGGTGCCGCCGAGTGA